The Microcoleus sp. AS-A8 genome segment GCCACTTTGAACGCCGTGTCCTCCTCCTCATACTGTTCAAGTGCGCTAGTGAAGTACTCCGGCTTGCTTCGCTGAAGCCGGAGCTTCAAAGAAACAACCATCATCGTTTCCTGTCTCATTTGCC includes the following:
- a CDS encoding ChaB family protein — translated: MMVVSLKLRLQRSKPEYFTSALEQYEEEDTAFKVAWSALKRDYEKGEDGNWHKKPE